A region of Plantactinospora sp. BC1 DNA encodes the following proteins:
- a CDS encoding ClpP family protease, protein MTDVAGTTGSHTPQARGGEQPHGTLDDSVYSRLLRERIIFLGSEVTDEVANRICAQLLLLAAEDAERDINLWINSPGGSVYAGMAIYDTMQFIDNDVSTVAMGMAGSMGQFLLCAGTPGKRYALPHARIIMHQPSGGMGGTAADIAIQAEQMLHTKQMLLEMIAQHTGQTYDQVVRDADRDRWFTATEAREYGFIDRVVSGTGRVAESTGTPG, encoded by the coding sequence ATGACTGACGTTGCTGGCACGACCGGCTCGCACACTCCACAGGCTCGCGGCGGGGAACAGCCGCACGGCACCCTCGACGACTCGGTCTACAGCCGGCTGTTGCGGGAGCGCATCATCTTCCTCGGCAGCGAGGTCACCGACGAGGTGGCCAACCGGATCTGCGCCCAGCTCCTGCTGCTCGCCGCCGAGGACGCGGAGCGGGACATCAACCTCTGGATCAACTCGCCGGGCGGGTCGGTCTACGCCGGCATGGCGATCTACGACACCATGCAGTTCATCGACAACGACGTCTCGACGGTGGCGATGGGGATGGCCGGGTCGATGGGGCAGTTCCTGCTCTGCGCCGGGACGCCTGGCAAGCGGTACGCGCTGCCGCACGCGCGGATCATCATGCACCAGCCGTCCGGCGGCATGGGTGGTACCGCGGCCGACATCGCGATCCAGGCCGAGCAGATGCTGCACACCAAGCAGATGCTGCTGGAGATGATCGCCCAGCACACCGGGCAGACTTACGACCAGGTCGTCCGGGACGCCGACCGGGACCGCTGGTTCACCGCGACCGAGGCCAGGGAGTACGGCTTCATCGACCGGGTGGTCAGCGGCACCGGCCGGGTCGCGGAGTCCACCGGTACGCCCGGTTGA
- a CDS encoding DUF3224 domain-containing protein, whose protein sequence is MRQTENALAPGTEFTADFEVTGWDEQPYDEPAEGGTLARVTVRKSFRGVIEGTSVAELLTAANRGYVASERFTGSIDGRPGTVVFQHAGLDVEPPRTFGNIVPGTGTGELTGLTGTVSFRNDESGHSVRLVVG, encoded by the coding sequence ATGCGACAGACGGAGAACGCCCTCGCTCCGGGCACCGAGTTCACCGCCGACTTCGAGGTGACCGGATGGGACGAGCAGCCCTACGACGAGCCGGCCGAGGGCGGCACCCTGGCCAGGGTGACCGTGCGGAAGAGCTTCCGGGGCGTGATCGAGGGGACCAGCGTCGCCGAGTTGCTCACCGCGGCGAACCGGGGATACGTGGCGTCGGAGCGCTTCACCGGCAGCATCGACGGGCGGCCCGGGACGGTCGTCTTCCAGCACGCCGGCCTGGACGTCGAGCCTCCGCGTACCTTCGGGAACATCGTGCCGGGGACCGGGACCGGCGAGTTGACCGGCCTGACCGGGACGGTCAGTTTCCGCAACGACGAGTCCGGGCACAGCGTCCGGTTGGTCGTCGGCTGA
- the ligD gene encoding non-homologous end-joining DNA ligase, with the protein MTGRADEVRDGVSLTNLDQPLFDGADATKRDLVDYLDEVRDPLIGQLRDRPLSVIRVLRGQPPFMQKNVPRYTPSWVSTVTLWAEASRREVSYALCNDRRTLLWFGNQRAVEYHPTLVTAQRRDRPTHLVLDLDPPAPETFPLVVSAAHLVRQVLDEAGLSGVVKTSGAKGVHVFVPVDPEAPIEDVAAATRALAARAERLDPALATTAFIREDRGGRVFVDSTRSGGATVVSAYSPRLRPGVPVSFPVPWEELDRVTPADFTLRTVPRLLAGHDPWTERMPQPQRLPADLVAEGHTIPVARVQAMHEGKRRARARRAAEAD; encoded by the coding sequence ATGACGGGCAGAGCCGACGAGGTACGCGACGGGGTCTCGCTGACCAACCTCGACCAGCCGCTCTTCGACGGGGCGGACGCGACCAAGCGGGACCTGGTGGACTATCTCGACGAGGTGCGCGACCCGCTGATCGGCCAGTTGCGGGACCGGCCGCTCTCGGTGATCCGGGTGCTCCGGGGCCAGCCGCCGTTCATGCAGAAGAACGTTCCGCGTTACACCCCGTCGTGGGTCTCGACCGTGACGCTCTGGGCGGAGGCGTCCCGCCGCGAGGTGTCGTACGCCCTCTGCAACGACCGGCGCACCCTGTTGTGGTTCGGCAACCAGCGGGCCGTGGAATACCACCCCACCCTGGTCACGGCGCAGCGGCGGGACCGCCCGACCCATCTGGTGCTGGACCTCGACCCGCCGGCACCGGAGACGTTTCCGCTGGTCGTGAGCGCCGCGCACCTGGTCCGACAGGTGCTGGACGAGGCGGGGTTGTCCGGGGTGGTGAAGACCAGCGGTGCGAAGGGGGTGCACGTCTTCGTACCGGTCGACCCGGAGGCGCCGATCGAGGACGTGGCCGCCGCGACCCGGGCGCTGGCGGCCCGGGCGGAACGGCTGGATCCGGCGCTGGCGACCACGGCCTTCATCCGGGAGGACCGGGGTGGGCGGGTCTTCGTCGACTCGACCCGGTCCGGCGGCGCGACGGTGGTCTCGGCGTACAGTCCCCGGCTCCGGCCGGGGGTGCCGGTGTCGTTTCCGGTGCCGTGGGAGGAGTTGGACCGGGTCACTCCGGCCGACTTCACCCTGCGTACGGTGCCGCGCCTGCTGGCCGGGCACGACCCGTGGACCGAGCGGATGCCGCAGCCGCAGCGGCTCCCCGCCGACCTGGTCGCCGAGGGGCACACCATCCCGGTCGCCCGGGTGCAGGCGATGCACGAGGGCAAGCGGCGGGCCCGGGCCCGCCGCGCCGCCGAGGCGGACTGA
- a CDS encoding PHB depolymerase family esterase: protein MRRLVRALAVATSAVLLGAGMVSLTVATPASAAALTEVTNFGTNPSNLRMHLYVPDRLAARPAIVVAVHYCTGTGPAFYSGTQFAALADRYGYIVIYPSATRSGQCFDVYSPQALRRDGGSDPVSIMSMVRYVQQRYSTGQVFATGVSSGGMMTNVLLGNYPDVFTAGAAFAGVPHSCFATTGGSTWNSECANGQIIRTAQQWGDLVRAAYPGYTGARPRMQLWHGTNDETLRYANFGEEIKQWTNVHGLSQTPTYTDTPQSGHTRTRYGGSGPTAPVEAISMQGVPHNLPVNAAEAIRFFGLDSTPSPTATPTPTRTPTAGPTNTPPPTQTPTPPPAGGCAVSYTVNAWSGGLTAAITITNRGTSAINGWTLSFTLPAGQTITSGWNASYSPNSGAVTARNAGYNGTIAPNASVGIGFQASHTGNTGRPASVSLNGTACTLS, encoded by the coding sequence ATGCGACGACTCGTACGCGCACTCGCCGTCGCGACCAGCGCGGTGCTGCTCGGCGCGGGCATGGTGAGCCTGACGGTGGCCACCCCCGCCTCGGCGGCGGCACTGACCGAGGTCACCAACTTCGGCACCAACCCCAGCAACCTGCGGATGCACCTGTACGTGCCGGACCGGTTGGCGGCGCGTCCCGCGATCGTGGTCGCCGTGCACTACTGCACCGGTACCGGACCCGCGTTCTACTCCGGCACCCAGTTCGCCGCACTCGCCGACCGCTACGGCTACATCGTCATCTACCCCTCGGCGACCCGCAGCGGCCAGTGCTTCGACGTCTACTCCCCGCAGGCGCTGCGTCGCGACGGCGGCAGCGACCCCGTCTCGATCATGTCGATGGTCCGGTACGTGCAGCAGCGCTACAGCACCGGACAGGTCTTCGCCACCGGTGTCTCCTCCGGCGGCATGATGACCAACGTGCTGCTCGGCAACTATCCGGACGTCTTCACCGCCGGAGCCGCCTTCGCCGGTGTGCCGCACAGTTGCTTCGCCACCACCGGCGGCTCCACCTGGAACAGCGAGTGCGCCAACGGCCAGATCATCCGGACCGCCCAGCAGTGGGGCGACCTGGTCCGGGCCGCGTACCCGGGCTACACCGGCGCCCGACCCCGGATGCAGCTCTGGCACGGCACCAACGACGAGACGCTGCGCTACGCGAACTTCGGCGAAGAGATCAAGCAGTGGACGAACGTGCACGGGCTGAGCCAGACCCCGACCTACACCGACACGCCGCAGTCCGGGCACACCCGCACCCGGTACGGCGGCAGCGGCCCGACGGCGCCGGTCGAGGCGATCAGCATGCAGGGAGTGCCGCACAACCTGCCGGTGAACGCGGCCGAGGCGATCCGCTTCTTCGGGCTGGACAGCACCCCGTCACCGACCGCCACGCCGACGCCGACCAGGACCCCGACCGCCGGGCCGACGAACACGCCGCCACCCACCCAGACGCCGACCCCACCGCCGGCCGGCGGCTGCGCGGTCAGCTACACGGTGAACGCCTGGAGCGGCGGGCTGACCGCCGCGATCACCATCACCAACCGGGGTACCTCGGCCATCAACGGCTGGACGCTCTCCTTCACCCTGCCGGCCGGGCAGACCATCACCTCGGGCTGGAACGCCTCCTACAGCCCGAACAGCGGTGCGGTGACCGCCCGCAACGCCGGCTACAACGGCACGATCGCCCCGAACGCGTCGGTCGGGATCGGCTTCCAGGCCAGCCACACCGGCAACACCGGTAGGCCGGCCTCGGTCAGCCTGAACGGGACGGCCTGCACGCTGAGCTGA
- a CDS encoding LacI family DNA-binding transcriptional regulator → MTGTNPQAARSGRGRVLTVAKIARLAGVSAPTVSRVINGQTGVALETRKRVEAILREHGYRRPGGSTSVAIVELVFHALESLWALEIIRGVEKVAREHDLAVVLTEMQGRLTPGRAWTEQVLTRRPIGVIAVFSELTVAQQSQLATRSIPLVVLDPTGEPLHQTPSVGATNWNGGLAATRHLLDLGHRRIAMLSGPPEWPCCRARLDGYRAAMDAAGVPVDPDLVRISTLYVEGGLADGRELLALPDPPTAIFTANDLQALGVYEAARRAGVRIPDELSVVGFDDLSFTRWSGPPMTTIRQPLEQMGATAARMIIDLAAGHALDQHRVELATELVVRESTAPPSGRTPA, encoded by the coding sequence ATGACCGGCACCAATCCGCAGGCGGCCCGGAGCGGGCGTGGCCGGGTGCTCACCGTTGCCAAGATCGCCCGGTTGGCCGGGGTCTCCGCACCGACGGTCTCCCGGGTCATCAACGGGCAGACCGGAGTGGCGCTGGAGACCCGGAAACGGGTCGAGGCGATCCTGCGGGAGCACGGCTACCGCCGGCCGGGCGGGTCGACCTCGGTGGCGATCGTGGAGCTGGTCTTCCACGCCCTGGAGAGCCTCTGGGCACTGGAGATCATCCGAGGCGTCGAGAAGGTCGCCCGGGAGCACGACCTGGCCGTCGTACTCACCGAGATGCAGGGGCGGCTGACCCCGGGGCGGGCCTGGACCGAGCAGGTGCTGACCCGGCGGCCGATCGGGGTGATCGCGGTCTTCTCCGAGCTGACCGTCGCACAGCAGTCGCAGCTTGCCACCCGGTCGATCCCACTCGTCGTGCTGGACCCGACGGGGGAGCCGCTGCACCAGACCCCCTCGGTCGGCGCGACGAACTGGAACGGCGGGCTGGCCGCCACCCGGCACCTGCTCGACCTCGGGCACCGGCGGATCGCGATGCTGAGCGGACCACCGGAGTGGCCCTGCTGCCGGGCCCGGCTCGACGGATACCGGGCGGCGATGGACGCCGCGGGGGTACCGGTCGATCCCGACCTGGTGCGGATCAGCACCCTCTACGTCGAGGGCGGTCTCGCCGACGGCCGGGAGTTGCTGGCGCTGCCCGACCCGCCCACCGCGATCTTCACCGCCAACGACCTCCAGGCGCTCGGGGTCTACGAGGCGGCCCGGCGGGCCGGGGTACGCATCCCGGACGAGTTGAGCGTGGTCGGCTTCGACGACCTCTCCTTCACCCGCTGGTCCGGACCGCCGATGACGACGATCCGGCAGCCGCTGGAGCAGATGGGGGCGACCGCCGCCCGGATGATCATCGACCTCGCGGCCGGCCACGCGCTGGACCAGCATCGGGTCGAGCTGGCCACCGAACTCGTCGTGCGGGAGAGCACCGCCCCGCCGTCGGGTCGTACCCCCGCCTGA
- a CDS encoding asparaginase gives MPGRVLLLATKDTIAYSTGPGREGVASGAELLGTIPPERLAAEVTVEDVLAEPSWDTTPGTMLGLARRARSAILADGFDGVVVSHGTDTLEETAYLTDLLAGPAAVRGTIVFTGAQRQFDELSPDGPRNLASSIAAAADPLLRGVGAVVCVDDELHAARWVGLVDATTVRGFSSTPFGPLGRVVGERVELVGPTPPRPPEAYGEPESEVALLKTYPGMDSGLLGAVVDAGARGVVLEGTGPGNVPAALFAAIAELTDWDVPVVVASRCRTRTVDLAELPPPAGLAARVGAIGARGLPAGKARAALMVALGDGGGVAAARDWFDRLVPPPGR, from the coding sequence GTGCCCGGTCGGGTACTGCTGCTCGCCACCAAGGACACCATCGCCTACTCGACCGGCCCGGGACGGGAGGGCGTCGCCTCCGGGGCGGAGTTGCTCGGCACGATCCCGCCGGAGCGGCTCGCCGCCGAGGTGACGGTCGAGGACGTACTCGCCGAGCCGAGCTGGGACACCACCCCCGGCACGATGCTCGGGCTGGCCCGCCGGGCCCGCTCGGCGATCCTGGCCGACGGATTCGACGGGGTGGTGGTCAGCCACGGCACCGACACCCTGGAGGAGACCGCCTACCTCACCGACCTGCTGGCCGGCCCGGCCGCCGTACGCGGCACGATCGTCTTCACCGGCGCGCAACGGCAGTTCGACGAACTCTCGCCCGACGGGCCGCGCAACCTGGCGTCGTCGATCGCCGCCGCGGCCGACCCGCTGCTGCGTGGGGTCGGCGCGGTGGTCTGCGTGGACGACGAACTGCACGCCGCCCGCTGGGTGGGCCTGGTCGACGCCACCACGGTCCGAGGGTTCTCGTCGACACCGTTCGGGCCGCTCGGCCGGGTGGTGGGGGAGCGGGTCGAGCTGGTCGGCCCGACACCGCCCCGGCCACCCGAGGCGTACGGCGAGCCGGAGTCGGAGGTGGCGCTGCTGAAGACGTACCCGGGAATGGACTCCGGGCTGCTCGGCGCGGTGGTGGACGCGGGCGCCCGGGGCGTGGTGCTCGAAGGGACCGGGCCGGGCAACGTCCCGGCCGCCCTCTTCGCCGCGATCGCCGAGCTGACCGACTGGGACGTCCCGGTGGTGGTCGCCTCCCGGTGCCGGACCCGGACGGTCGACCTGGCGGAGCTGCCGCCACCCGCCGGGCTGGCCGCCCGGGTCGGCGCGATCGGCGCCCGGGGCCTGCCGGCCGGCAAGGCGCGGGCCGCGCTGATGGTGGCCCTCGGCGACGGCGGCGGTGTGGCGGCGGCCCGGGACTGGTTCGACCGGCTGGTCCCGCCGCCCGGTCGGTGA
- a CDS encoding Clp protease N-terminal domain-containing protein: MPKINVYLPDELAEAVRVAGIPVSAVCQRALEQAVRRVTAIRETALGDLDDADLATRLPNFTPRARATVLLAVDRSREEGSAAVGTAHLLAGMLAEGTNLALHVLRVEEIEPDRVLQDLAGQPAAEPGGDPDDSLHFSGPAANALQLAVTEATAFGHNYVGCEHLLLGLVAEPDGVGGQLLRSLGAELRLTRRAVAAALAGYVHLRAQTPAEPPSGSAAPSPEVAALLAAAVRRELQPIVARLERLEERAGRTDAVD; this comes from the coding sequence ATGCCGAAGATCAACGTCTATCTGCCCGACGAGCTGGCCGAGGCGGTACGGGTCGCCGGGATTCCGGTCTCGGCGGTCTGCCAGCGCGCACTCGAACAGGCCGTACGCCGGGTGACCGCGATCCGGGAGACCGCCCTCGGCGACCTCGACGACGCCGACCTGGCCACCCGGCTGCCGAACTTCACCCCCCGGGCCCGCGCCACGGTGCTGCTCGCGGTCGACCGGTCCCGGGAGGAGGGTTCGGCGGCGGTCGGCACCGCCCACCTGCTCGCCGGGATGCTGGCCGAGGGCACCAACCTGGCCCTGCACGTCCTGCGGGTCGAGGAGATCGAGCCCGATCGGGTGCTCCAGGACCTCGCCGGCCAACCCGCCGCCGAGCCGGGCGGCGACCCCGACGACAGCCTGCACTTCAGCGGCCCGGCGGCGAACGCCCTACAGCTGGCCGTCACCGAGGCGACCGCGTTCGGCCACAACTACGTCGGCTGCGAACACCTGCTCCTGGGGCTGGTCGCCGAGCCCGACGGGGTCGGCGGGCAACTGCTGCGGTCACTCGGCGCCGAGCTGCGACTGACCCGCCGGGCCGTGGCGGCGGCGCTGGCCGGCTACGTCCACCTGCGGGCCCAGACCCCGGCGGAGCCGCCGTCCGGCAGCGCCGCGCCGTCCCCCGAGGTCGCCGCGCTGCTGGCCGCCGCGGTACGCCGGGAACTCCAGCCGATCGTCGCCCGGCTCGAACGGCTGGAGGAGCGGGCCGGCCGGACCGACGCGGTCGACTGA